DNA from Algisphaera agarilytica:
CCTCATCCAACCCGAGCCACGAGTCCCAACCCGAGTTGGCCGATGCGGTGCTCGGTTGCATCGCCATCGTCCATGCGGCGCCCAACCACACCGCCGCACGTCCGAACGGGCTCCATTTCTTCTTGGTCTTGGGGTTGCGATCGCTGGCACGCCGGTCCATCGAGACCTGGCCCGCACGTCCGCGGCGGGGCGACTCGGCGTGGCTGAACCAACGGGCCAGCAACATCTCGATCAGCACCAAAGCCAACAGCACCCACAGCAGCGCCCAACCCAGGTTGGTGCGTTTCTCGGCGGTCACCATCACCGAAGCCGGGTCGTCCGCGTCGAGGTAGTCCCACGCGCCAAAGCCGTCGAGCCAAACCGCGAGCTGGGCTTCGTTGACCGCCCGCACGTCGCCCGCGTCGGCCGGGACGTTCACCGCCACACGTTCGCCGGAGGTCACCGATTGGCCGTCGGCACTCGGGCCGTAAACCCCCGGCTCGTCGATCGCGGTCCACGGCTCGTCGTCGAAGCGTTGCACGAGCGTCTCGCCACCCACCCGCTTCAACCGGGTCACCGCGGACCACGCCGTGCCGAGCGTCGGCGGCTGCCCGGCAAGCGATTCGTCGGTGGCCGACACATCGCCCAGCACGCCGCGCAACGCGTCGTGCAGCAACGCCGGGAACACCGGCTTGGTCGGCAGGTTGGACCAACCCGCGTCCACCGCCACGCTGGTCAGCAGCAACCGCCCTTCCCCCACACCCGCCGAGGCCAGGAACACGCCGGCTTGCGCGGCCGAGGAATCGTCTTGCTCCGAGGTCGCATCGGGTTGGAGCGTGTCCGCCAGGGTGATCCACGCCTCGTCCGGTTGAGTGGTGGCCACCGCCAACGACCGATCGATGCGCACCGGCCCGAGCAAGTCCGACCAGTCGGCCGACAGCAGCAATAGTTCGGAGGGCGGCCGGGCGTCGCTGTCCAAACGCATCGCTTGGCCCGGCGCCGCGACACGGACCGGGGCCTCTTCATCGAGCTGCCAGTCCACCTCCATCGCGGTGCGCATCAGGCTGAACCAGTCCCGCGCTGCGGGCTCAAGGGTGGCGGGCGGAAAGACCCACACCAACCCTCCGGCACGGGCGAAGTCCGCCAGCGCACCCCACCCGGCGTTGCCCAGCGCATCGGGCCGGAGCACAAGTACCGCGTCCAAGCGCTCGATCCGATCGGCATCCATGGTGGCGGGCAGCAGGCTCTCGGTTACCACCGCAAAACGTTGGCCGGTCTCTTCCGGGCTCAGCGCGGCCCGCACAAACGCCGCGGGGCTGAGCCCCGTGCCGCCCAGGCCCGCTGCGCCATCGTCGACCACACCCACGCTGAGTTGCGAGCGGACCTCGACCACCGCGAATCGGCGGTCGTCTTCGCTCACGGCGTCCGCCGCCCCGGCTTCGCCGGCCAACACCGCGGTGACGGTCCACATCCCGCTTTGGCCGCTGTTGTAAATCGGGGTGCTCTCGGCTTCCGACGAGGCGAGCGGGATATCCACGCTCAGCGTGGCGGTGGACTGGCCGGCCGACCAGTTCACCGGGCGTGTCACCGCGGGCAGCGTCGTGCCATCGGGCGCGGTGAGAAACAACTCAACCTCACCCGCCGCGGCGGACGCGGTGCCGTCGAACCGGCGGACCACCACTTCGACCGACACGCTCGGGGCCGGCCCCTGTTCGTCGGGCGAGAGCATGGGGCCTTGCTGCCCGGTGAGCAGCAACGAACGGCGGGGACGCAGCGTTTGGATCTGCAGGTTGCCCGAGCCGACGTCCGGCCGGGTCACCACGAAAGTCGCACGCTCGCCCAGCGTCGCCAGCTCGGTGGGCAACGCCTGTTCGAGATAATCCGCGCCCCGCGCGAAGTCACTGAGCAACGCCACCACCGGCGGCGGACGGGTACGGCTCGATTCCGCATCGATCGCCGCGGCGACCCGGGGCAACAGCTCGGCCATGGTCGATCGGCCAAAAGCAGGTTCGAGTTCTTCCAGCGTGCTGCGGACCTTGCCGTGGTCCAGCGTCGGCGACGGCGTCGCGGGGTGCGGCTCCTCGGGCGACGACGTCACCCAAAGCTGCACCGTGTCGTTGCGCGACACACCATCGAGCAGGTCCAGGGCGGTGGCTTTGAGCTGATCGAAGCGCACCCCTTCGCCCACCGCCGCGCGGGTGCTCAGCCCGTCTTCGAGCACCAGGTGAACCGTGCGCCCACTGCCTAGCCCTGTGGCCGATCCACCCCACACCCCCGACAGCAACGGCCCGGCCAACGCAAGCCCCGCGATCAGCATGACCGCGCAGCGCGTCAGCAGCAGCAGCCACTTCTCCATGCGCAGCTTGCGTTTCTGTTTCTTGAACGCCAGCCGGAGGAACCGCATCGCCCCCCACTCCTCGCGCGTCCGCCGGGTACGCGAGAGCAGGTGGATGATCACCGGGATCGCCACACACGCCGCCCCGGCCACCGCGAGCGCGGGGGCGGTGAAGAGACCGGCGAGTTGTGCGAGAGAAGTAATCATGTGCGATCTGGGATCTTCGATGTCCGATGTCGTTGCACGAAAAACAGCTCTCCGATATCACACCTCGTACATCGAAGATCCAACATCCTGCTTATCCCTTTCCGATCAACGCCGAACGCCGGGCGAGGAAATGGCTGAGCGGCGGTCCCAATGCTTCGTCGGTTTTCAGTAGCAGGTAGTCGTAGTCGAACTTCCGGGCCACGCGTTCGATGCCCAGCAGGTGGTTCTGGACGACGTCGAGATAGGCGTTGCGCAGCGCCGCGGGGTCGAGCGGGAGTTTGCCTTCGCCTTCGAGGCCGACGAACTCGCTGGCGTCGCGGAAGTCGAAGCTGAGCTCGGCCGGGTCCATCACCTGGAGGATGATCACGTCGTGGTGGCGGTGGTGCAGTCGGGCCAAGCCTTTTTCCAGGTGCTCGGGGTCGTCGAAAAGGTCGCTGACGAGCACGACCAAGGAGCGCCGGGTGAGCCGAGCCACGGTGCGGTCCACGATCTGCTCGAGGTCGGTGTGCGTGTGCGTGTTGTCGATTGGCACCGGCTCTTCGTTGTCTTCCTTCACCAGCTCGGCCCGGTGCAGGAGCTGGGCGATGGTCTTCCAGTGGTTCTGGGCGTTGCTGAGACGTGACCCGTTGACCACGTCGTCGGCGAAGAGCGTGAGGCCGACGCGGTCTTGCTGGCGTAGCGCGATGTTGGCCATCGCCGCAGTCACGCAGGCCGCGTGATTCCATTTGGTCCAGTGGTTCGTCCAGCCGGACTGCTGTTTGGTCAGCGAGGTGTAGCCCATCGAGCCCGAGCAATCAAGCAGCAGGACCAGATCGAGGTTGGTTTCCTGCTGGTACTGCTTGAGGTAGAGCTTGTCGGTTTTGCCGTAGATCTTCCAGTCGAGGAACCGCGTGTCGTCGCCGGGCGTGTACTGGCGGTGCTGAGCAAACTCAACGGAGATGCCCTGCTGCGGCGAGCGGTGCTGACCACTCATCAACCCCTCGACGATGATCCGCGCCTGCAAGTCGATCGTCTTGATCGCCGCGAGCGTCTGCGGGTCGAGGAAGTTGGGCGTAGTTTCGGGCGGCATCGATTACTTCAACACGGCAGCGGCTTGGGGGTCGGCGTCACTGGTGACTTGGATTTGGTCAAGCAAACGATCGATCAAGTCATCGGCGGTGACGCCATCCGCCTCGGCGTTGAAGTTGGTCAGGATGCGGTGACGCAAGACGGGGCGCGCGACCGACTTCACGTCGTCGGGGTGCACGTGCGTTCGGCCGCCGAGCACCGCCTTGGCCTTGGCCGCGAGGATGAGGTACTGGCTGGCCCGCGGACCCGCGCCCCAACGCAGGTAGTTCTGCATGAAGTCGGGGCGTTCGTCGGCGGCGTTCTTGTCGGGGCGACGCGTCGCCCGCACCAGACGCAGGGCGTACTCGATCACGTGGTCGGCCACGGGCACGTCGCGCACCATCTCCTGGATCGCCGTGACCTTTTCCGCGGTCAGCACCGGCTTCACGTCCGGCTTCTCACGACACGTCGTGCGGCGGATCACCTCGAGTTCCTCAGCCTGGGTCGGGTAGCCCACGCGGATCATGAACATGAAGCGGTCGAGCTGAGCCTCGGGCAGCGGGTAGGTGCCTTCCTGCTCGATCGGGTTTTGCGTGGCGAGGACGAAGAACGGGTCGGGCAGCGGGTGGCGGATGCCCCCGGCGGTGACGTGGTGTTCCTGCATCGCTTCGAGCAGCGCGGCCTGGGTCTTGGGCGGCGTCCGGTTGATCTCGTCGGCGAGGATGAGGTTCGCGAAGACCGGGCCTTTGACGAAGCGCATCTCGCGGTGGCCGGTTGTGCGGTTCTCTTCGATGACCTCGGTGCCGGTGATGTCCGAGGGCATGAGGTCGGGCGTGAACTGGATGCGGTTGAACTCGAGGCTGAGCGACTTGGCGATCGTCGAGACGAGCAGCGTCTTGGCCAGGCCCGGCACCCCGACAAGCAACGCGTGTCCGCGGGTGAAGAGCGCGAGGAAGACTTGCTCGACGACGTCTTGCTGGCCGACGATCGCTTTGCCGATCTGTTCGGACAGCGCATCGGACGCTTGGCGGATGTCGTCAATCAGCGCCTGGGGATCGGACGGGGAGTTCGGTTGTTCATCGGACATCAAAAAGGCTCCGGTGTGTCCCGTGGGATCGGGGTGTCTCGCGGGGAATCTGAGACCAAGGGAAGGGACAATGCAGTATAGCTGGCGGGTGGGTGGGCTATCATCGCTTCATGCCGGAATTGCCCGAAGTCGAGACCGTGCGTCGCACGCTGGAGGCCGCGGTTCGCGGGAAGCGGATCGCGTCGGTGCGCGTGCATCGCGCCGATGTGGTGCGCGGCTCGGATGCGTTGCTGGTCGGTGAGCGGATCGATCGTGTGGTGCGCAAGGGCAAGCAGCTGGCGATGGTCAGCGATGGGGGGCAAAAAAAGAACACGGCGTGTCGGTGTGCGTGCGTCCACCTGGGGATGAGCGGGTCGTTGCGTGTGGTGCATCGGTCTGATTCAGACGCACCCCGCGACCCCCATGTTCACGTGGTCTGGGAACTTCCCGATGGCACGCAGGTGCGTTTCCGCGACCCGAGGCGGTTTGGCGGGGTCTGGGGGCTTGCAGACGAAGCAGAACTGCTCGACACGCGTTGGAACAAGCTGGGCCCCGATGCCCTGGTCATCACGCCCGGCCAGCTCCACGCGGGGCTGAGCCGCACCAAACGGGCCCTCAAAGCCGCCCTGCTCGATCAACACCTCGTCGCGGGCCTGGGCAATATCTACGTGGACGAGCTGCTGTTTGCCACCAGGCTCCACCCGCTCAAACCCGCTTGTGGGATCACCAAGCCTGAGAGCCAACGCCTGATCCGGGCCATGCGGCGGATCCTGAACCGGGCGACGCAGGCTGGGGGCTCCACCCTGAGGGATTACGTTGACGCAACGGGCCGGTCAGGCGGGTTTCAGATGCAACACAAGGCTTATGGCCGTGGCGGAGAGCCCTGTCGCGGCTGTGGTGAGCCCTTGGACACGATGGTGGTTGCTGGAAGAACCACGACTGCTTGCAACCACTGTCAGTTGGGGTCGATAGTTTCTAGAGAGAGATAGATATATTTCTCTCTTCCACCGTAGTATGCCGCGCCGTAATGTGGAGACCGCTGCTGTCAGCAACCAAATCAATGGCAGCAGAAAGGTTTATGGGATTCAGTCTGCTGTGGGGAAGTTGTCGATAGCGAGAGCCATCGCGCCGTTTCGAGCTTGGGAGCTGATGATTGAGGGTCGATTTCGAGTCTGAGACGGTCTGGGCTGTTGTGAACCCACCCGGGCGCGGGCGCTGCTCGGCGCGATGCGCCCGATTATCCACACGGTGTGCACGAAGCTGTGGACAACCGGATTGGACCCGTGAATCGCAGATTTGGCCATGTGACAGGGCCCACGGAGCAAATCCATGGGCGTACGGGGGCTCTGGAGGGTGGAGAATCAAGTGACTGCGCCGGTGGCGCGATCGATCTCTTCGAGCAGCTGCTTGATCTGAGGGGGGAAGCCAGCCTCGTTCTGGAGGCGGTTCTCGACGACATCGACCGAGTGCATGACCGTGGTGTGGTCACGGCCGCCGAAGAAGCCGCCGATCTCTTCGAGGCTGAAGCGGGTGCGCTCGCGGGCCAGATACATGCAGATCTGCCGCGGCTCGACGATGGATTTGAACCGGCGACGTGACTGCAGGTCCGACAGCTTCACGTTGTAGTAGCGCGTGACCGCATCAACGATGTGCTGGAGCGTCGTTTGGTTGGCTTGAGGCGCCACGGCGGGCTCGCCCAAAGCCTGGCGGGCCATGGCCAGATCGACCGGGCGCTTCTGGATCATCTGCTGGGCCTGGAGGGCCTTGATCGCGCCTTCGAGTTCACGGGCGTTGGATTCGCGGCGCTGGGCGACCAACTCGACCACCGCATCGGGCAGCTCGAAGCCGCGCATCTTGGCCTTGGCTTTCACGATCGCGACGCGGGTCTCGAAGCTCGGCTTGCTCACCGTGGCGACCAAACCCCACTGGAACCGCGAGACCAGTCGGTCTTCGAGGTGCGGGATCTCGTGCGGCGGCGCATCGGACGACAACACGATCTGGCGGTTGGACTGATACAGCTCGTTGAACGTGTGGAAGAATTCTTCCTGCGAGCGTTCGCGATTGGCCAGGAAGTGGATGTCGTCGATGACCAGCAGGTCGACGTGGCGGTAGTGGTGGCGGAACTCGTCCATCTTGCCCGCCTGAACGCAGGCGATGAACTGGTTCATGAATGCGTCACAGGACACATAGAGGATCTGCGTGTGCGGGTTCTTGGTCAGGATCGACTGACAGATGGCTTGCAGCAGGTGGGTCTTGCCGAGGCCGACCCCGCCGTGGATGAACAGCGGGTTGTACGCGGTGCCGGGCTGGTTGGCGACGGCTACCGCGGCGGCGTAAGCGAGTTGGTTGTTCGGCCCGCTGATGAAGTGGTCGAACGAGTTGTCGGGGCTGAGCACCATCGACTCGTTGTCGAAGTCGAAGCTGCCGGTGGCCGGCCGGGCGTCGTGTGAACGCGACTTGTTGAGCTGGATCGGCTCGGGCTTGGATGCAGCGGGCGTAAACGCGTCCTGCTCCGTGCTGTTGGGCGGGGTCGGCGGGAGGTTCGCTTCCAAGTCGGCGAGCTCGGGTTCGACCAGCGGCGCATGCCCGTTCGAAGAAGACGCGTCGACGGAGGGGCTGCTGTCTTCGGTGGAAACGGGCTCACACACGAAGCGCGCGGCCACGAGTTGCCCGGTGACGGCTTGAGCCGCTTCGGTGAAGGGCTCGAGGCAGCGTTTCTGGAGGTAGTTTTGTTGGACGGGGGTCGCCGTGTGGATCTCGAGCAGGCCGTTGTTGAGCTGGCCGGGCGAGAGATCGTCGTAGAACCACTGACGGCAGATCGGGGCGTGGCGCTCTTTGAGCACCTCCAACACCTTCTGCCATTGGGTCGTATCGAATTGGGGCATGGCGTATCAGTCGTCCGTGCGCTCTACGGGGGCGCGGATCGTAGTCCGGCGTGCCCGGTGAGGCGAGAAGGTTTGAGTTTTCTGTACTACAACGTGGGGTGATCATGTGCGGCACACGGAGCCCACCAAGACGACCGTGACCCTGTTTCGATGCACTTCACACCCGCGCTCTTTCGAACGCGACGGAGGAAATTACCGCGCGATGATGCGCGGTGTCAATCCGTTAGGTTCCTTAACCGCGATAGCGTTGCGCCACGCGTGTTTCGTGCGCGCTCCACAGAGCGCCGCTGCGCGCGGCGCTCGAAAAGTTGCCGATTGAAACACCTCGTTGCGGGTGATGTTGACATGTATTGTCGGGCCGAATCTCTTGGGTGTGGAGATGGATTGCGGTATGGTAGAGGTTGGTCGTGTGGGCAATCCCGGAAAACGATGGGGCATGACATGAAGTCAGGGTGTTGGGCGATCCGCGTGGTTTTACCCTTGGAAAACGGGGGAAAAACGTGGGTGCGTGCGCTCGACGAGCCCGTCTTGACCCTGGGGCGCTCGTCGAAAAACCAGTTACATCTCGACGACCCGGGGGTATCACGCCGGCACGCGACGCTCACCGCCGAGCCCGACGTTGCATCGCCCGACGCTTGGCGGCTCAACGATTTGGAGAGCCGCAACGGCACACGCGTCAACGGTCAAGCGGTGTCCGAAGTCTTACTCAGCAACGGCGACACGCTCGAGGTCGGGCCTTATGTGTTGACGTTGGGGGTGTTAAACGAATCCGGCGACTGGTCGACCAAGCCCTCGGCCGAATCGACGCCGTCCACCTGGGACGACAAACCGGTCACGGTCGTGGACGACCACACCGCCAACCTTAGCCGACTGGCCAATGTCGGTCGGCCGAAGGTCGATGCACAACAACTGCGTTCGGTTCAGACGTTGGGGAGCGATCTGTTGTCGTTGGAATCGCCCGAAGCGCGGCGGCAGCGGTTGTGTGAGTTCATCATCGAGCCGGTCATGCAAGGCCAACACGCCGCGGTGCTGCGCATCCCCGCGATACTCCAAACGAACGGCTGGACCAAGCCGCAGATGTTGGTCGACCCCGTATCTTGTGGTGAGACCGATCAAGACTTCTATATATCGAGAAGCTTGCTCGATGCGGTGCGTGATTCCGGCGAAGCGGTGATGGCCACACGCAGCGGTTTGGAGGTCGATGGGAACGTGGACGATGATGCGCCCGTGGTCGAGTTGTCCATCGCGCCTGAGACCCAGCAGGCCTCGGTCATCGGCTGCCCATTGCCTAACGCCGCGGAGACAGGCAACGCCTGGGGCAGACCCGAAAGTGCAAACAGCGACACGTTGGGCCCCGGGGACGATGCGGCCGGGGAGATCGATGTGCTCTATGCGGTGCTCCCCGACCGCTGCGGCACGGGGGAGTGGCTCGCCCTGACCGCGTTGGCGGTAGAGCAGTTCGATCTGGTTGAGCGGGCCTGGCGGGCGCGTGAGGCGGCCGAGGAGCAGGCCCGGACCCAGGCGATGCTCAGCAAAGCCCGCAAGGTGCAATTGGCCCTGGTCCCCGAAGCCCCGACGGTGCCGGGGTTGGAGCTTTCGTTGCATTTTGAGCCCTGCTACAGCGTGGGCGGGGACTATTTGGACGTCGTGACGCTGCCCGATGGCCGATCGCTGCTGCTGGTCATGGATGTCTGCGGCAAGGGGATGGCTGCGGCGCTCATCAGCTCCAGCCTGCACACCTTCATCCACGCCCGGGTCCACACCGCCTCCAGCGTGGCCGAGCTGATCAATGCGCTGAACCTGTATCTCTGCGACACCATGACGGACTCGTCTTTCGTCACGGGGATCGCGCTGGCGATCGACCCCGCCACCGGGCAGGTGGAATGCGTCAATGCGGGGCACCCCCCCGCCATCCTGTCCTACCCCTCCGCCGACCTCGCCTACTCCGAACACAGCAACAACGTGCCCCTGGGCCTGCTCCCCGAGCCGCTTTCGGCGCACACATTCGAGTTGGCTCCGGACACGGTCCTGGCGATCTACAGCGACGGCCTCACCGAGATCGTCGCGGACGACGGGCACTGGATCGGCCACGAAGGCCTGGCCGAGCAACTCACCGGGGCGATGCGCGACACGATGGACGACCCCGTGGCCGACCTGTCCGCGGTCCGCGAGAAGCTCAACCAACGCCTGGCCACGATCCAGGCCGGCTCGCCCCCCGACGACGACATGACTTTTTTACTCGCCCGCCGCGCATGATCCGGGCCTTTGTGACGAACCCCAAGTGAACCCACGGCCCGAAGGCCGCCACCAAACACCCGCTTGACTCCTCTGTGGAGTACCCACCATGTTCACCTACCGCACCGTTCCTCTAAGCCGTACCGCCTTCACGCTCATCGAGTTGCTGGTGGTCATTAGCATCATCGCCCTGCTCATCGGCATCCTGCTCCCGGCGCTCGGGAACGCCCGCAAACAGGCTCGGCTCCTGGTCTGTGCTAACAATCTCGATTCGATCACCACGGCCCTGAACACCTACGCAACCGACAACCGTTTCGTCCTGCCCCGTGTCAACAACGAAACCCCGGTGATGCCGGGGCCCAACACCGTGAACCGTGACAACGCCAACCCGTTGTACACGAACCCGTTTGAGGCGGGTGCTCCCGAGAACGATATCCCCGCAGCCTTATTTCTGTTGCTTCGTGATGAATACCTGACCTCGTCCGCGGTGTTTGTTTCTCCGGACATGCCGGAACACTTCCCGGACGAATATGTCAGTGGCAGTGCTCGGACCCAGACAACTTTTAGCCTTGTGGGGAGCAACGTCGAAGACGACAGCAACCTTAGCTATGGCTATGCCAATCCCTATGCAGGCTTTGGCGCCTTTGGTGACGGGCTAACCAATTTCAAATTGACACTGGACCGGGTGCAGAGTGACTACGCCGTGGTGGCCGACCGCGGACCAGCATGTTGCAATCCGCCTTTCGACAACATCCCCTCGCCGTTCAATCGGAGCAACATCCACGGCCGTAGCGGCGAAGAGACCGGACAACACATCAGTTATGTGGATGGGTCGGTGGAGTTCACCGAAGAGCCCCGCAGTCGTGCAGACACCGGGATTTACGGTGCCAACCAGGTGGATTTTGCGACCACCTATCTCCGCCCCGTGATTCTGCCGCTTCTGATTGAATAGTGCTAGCCCTTGGTCTATTCGACGGCGCGGTGCACTTTCAGTGGTTTGAAATCGCCTGCCACCGCCAACGTTTCGCCCTTGGAATCGAACTCACCGTCTGAGTTGGCAAAGTGCATGGTGTAACGGCCGTGGGGCAGCTCCGCCAGTCCGGGCGTATCCAACGTAGTGACGACTTTGCCGGTGTTTTCTTTGCGGATCTGAACGTGAGCGTGTGCGGGTTCGGTGGTAAACATCACCGAACGGAAATCGGGTTGTAAAGCAAGCGGCTCAGCAACATTCATCACTGGTTGTCCCCACTCGATCTCAACATAGCGGGGCTCAGGCTGGTAGTGGTTGGGCAGCACGACTTCGATCTTGTGCGTGCCTCTGGGTAACTCGACGTAGCACGGCGTGACGCCGCAGCCGGGCTTGAGCACATCGTTGATTCGCAGGAGTCCCCCAGCCGGGTTGGAATCGACGCGCAGTTTGTAGGGCCGTTGGTAGAGCCAGCCGATGCCTGCCCCGACGCCGCCGAGCATCAACAGACCTACTACTCCCGCCACGGCGACGGCCTTGCGGTGGCGGTGGAGCTGTTTACGGATGACGTAACCCGTTGTCGGCACCTTGGCGATCAAAGGCAGATCGTTCAGGTAGTTGTCCAGGTCCGCGGCCAGGGCCCCGGCGTTGTCGTAGCGGCGGTCGGGGTCTTTATCGAGGGCTTTGAGTAGGAGCGTTTCGAGTTCGCGGTCGATGATTTTTGAGGCGTCTTCGCTTACGGCGCGGGGGCGGACGACTTCGTCTTCGGTGATGTGTCGCAACAGGTCGGTGAACGAGACGCTGGTGTCGTGGGGGTATTTGCCGGTGAGCAGGCGGTAGAGGATGACGCCCAGGGCGTAGACATCGGTGCGGGTGTCGATGGCGTCGGTCTTGCCGGCGGCCTGCTCGGGGGACATGTAGGCGGGGGTGCCGGCGACTTGGCCGACGTGGCTGAGGGTGACCTGGCCGTCTTCGGGGGTGGTGGTTTTGGCCAGGCCGAAGTCGACGATCTTGGGCGTGGGGTGGGTGGATTGGCTGGGGCCTTGTGAGGGTGTGGTATCCGGGGCTTCGCTGCGCTCAGCCCTCGGCTTGGTGGCGCTGAGGTTGGTGTCGCCGGGGACGACGAGGATGTTCGAGGGTTTGAGGTCACGGTGGATGACGCCGCGCTGGTGGGCGTGTTGGACGCCGAGGCAGACGTCGCGCATCAAGCGGAGGATGGCTTTGGGTTTGAGGCCTTGGCTGCGGACATGGGTTTCGAGGTCGAGGCCGGGCACGAGTTCCATGGCGTAGTAGACGACGCCGGGGGTGGCGGACGAGGTGGCCGAGCTGGAGTCGTAGACCCGCGCGATGAAGGGGTGTTCGAGGCGGGCGGCGAGTTCGACTTCGCGCTGGAAGCGTTGCCGGGCGGTGTCGCTGCCGAAGGCGGCGGCGGAGAGGAGTTTGAGCGCGACTTCACGGCGGGTGGCGAGTTGCACGGCCTTCCAGACCACGCCCATGCCGCCCTCGCCGAGCTTGTGCAGCAGGTGATAGCCCGGGACGGTCGGGGCGTCGGCGGGTGGCGCGGGCAACGGCGGGAGCGAGCCATGGGAGCGTGACCGGCTGGACGGATCGCCCGAGGTATCGACGGTCTCGTCGGCGGCCGACATCTCGGGTCGCGGCGGCGTGGGCCGGGGCGTGTCGTCCCGGGTGACCTCCAGGTCGTCGTCGGACATTTCTGGTGTGGCGGGCGGCGTTGGGGGTTGGGTGGGGTCGTGTTCGCTCAAGTCGCCTCCCCCTGGGCCGAGTCGTAGGCCTGGCTGAACAACGGCTTGAGCGCGGGGTCCAGCCAAGGCAGCTGCAACGCCCAGTCGAGCCCGACGCGGAATGCCTCGTCGTCG
Protein-coding regions in this window:
- a CDS encoding BatA domain-containing protein, whose protein sequence is MITSLAQLAGLFTAPALAVAGAACVAIPVIIHLLSRTRRTREEWGAMRFLRLAFKKQKRKLRMEKWLLLLTRCAVMLIAGLALAGPLLSGVWGGSATGLGSGRTVHLVLEDGLSTRAAVGEGVRFDQLKATALDLLDGVSRNDTVQLWVTSSPEEPHPATPSPTLDHGKVRSTLEELEPAFGRSTMAELLPRVAAAIDAESSRTRPPPVVALLSDFARGADYLEQALPTELATLGERATFVVTRPDVGSGNLQIQTLRPRRSLLLTGQQGPMLSPDEQGPAPSVSVEVVVRRFDGTASAAAGEVELFLTAPDGTTLPAVTRPVNWSAGQSTATLSVDIPLASSEAESTPIYNSGQSGMWTVTAVLAGEAGAADAVSEDDRRFAVVEVRSQLSVGVVDDGAAGLGGTGLSPAAFVRAALSPEETGQRFAVVTESLLPATMDADRIERLDAVLVLRPDALGNAGWGALADFARAGGLVWVFPPATLEPAARDWFSLMRTAMEVDWQLDEEAPVRVAAPGQAMRLDSDARPPSELLLLSADWSDLLGPVRIDRSLAVATTQPDEAWITLADTLQPDATSEQDDSSAAQAGVFLASAGVGEGRLLLTSVAVDAGWSNLPTKPVFPALLHDALRGVLGDVSATDESLAGQPPTLGTAWSAVTRLKRVGGETLVQRFDDEPWTAIDEPGVYGPSADGQSVTSGERVAVNVPADAGDVRAVNEAQLAVWLDGFGAWDYLDADDPASVMVTAEKRTNLGWALLWVLLALVLIEMLLARWFSHAESPRRGRAGQVSMDRRASDRNPKTKKKWSPFGRAAVWLGAAWTMAMQPSTASANSGWDSWLGLDEVSFAEATAIGWRFPLPAWAWVLIVTGSLLAAWWTYRRLLGPVWARALLAGLRGLLLVLIAVLLAGPEVVRTDETVEEDVLLVLVDRSASMTVADTSGGADGLVSREQALRDALTDQGQVFGEEQLGRGRQVAWMGFGEQAFELESPVGDAGLDALGEPGDQNTALRTALEAAMRRGAGRPISGIVLMSDGRSPEATGTDLLAKLEQQSVRVYSVPLGAERLPLDLALSRVDAPTTAFINDTVPVTVVVDQPSLRPGDEPIDPSRIAVRLIDTETQDVLDEKTLEDVGLGQPLRLEGQSSQTGEMPWAVEVVYTPIDAAADDDRELNLTNNKESFAVNMIDRPIRVLYIEGYPRWEYRYLKNMLIREQSIDSSIMLLSADRAFAQEGDTPITRLPNSDEEWRRYDAVIIGDVPAESMSPEQRKQLHDLVSQRGAGVLWVAGQGSMPSTYSATMLSDLLPMRDPEAVSLLPWARAAVVPTPLADTLSVLQLRSVDAGEDAQPGWPEDLPGLRWVQDLGELKPSAEVLANVMPSGSEEPGDQPLVTRLRFGSGQSLYVATDETWRWRYARGEVYFEQFWVQLVRMLGRDAATRTDQPVRLAVSTRSTPVGGTVVVDLDIEDAALLARDLPSVKVAVRRADDALERDLAEFELRPASSVTSSLDETSRRYTAPWLANLPGALELVATDPALSGLDLRVPLDVIASDDEMRRAEADVPRLVRLAESTGGRVVPLNELSQLAEPGVVRNLARKTANDVAEPIWNSALALVLVVVLITLEWIGRKLVRLV
- a CDS encoding DUF58 domain-containing protein, which codes for MPPETTPNFLDPQTLAAIKTIDLQARIIVEGLMSGQHRSPQQGISVEFAQHRQYTPGDDTRFLDWKIYGKTDKLYLKQYQQETNLDLVLLLDCSGSMGYTSLTKQQSGWTNHWTKWNHAACVTAAMANIALRQQDRVGLTLFADDVVNGSRLSNAQNHWKTIAQLLHRAELVKEDNEEPVPIDNTHTHTDLEQIVDRTVARLTRRSLVVLVSDLFDDPEHLEKGLARLHHRHHDVIILQVMDPAELSFDFRDASEFVGLEGEGKLPLDPAALRNAYLDVVQNHLLGIERVARKFDYDYLLLKTDEALGPPLSHFLARRSALIGKG
- a CDS encoding AAA family ATPase, whose product is MSDEQPNSPSDPQALIDDIRQASDALSEQIGKAIVGQQDVVEQVFLALFTRGHALLVGVPGLAKTLLVSTIAKSLSLEFNRIQFTPDLMPSDITGTEVIEENRTTGHREMRFVKGPVFANLILADEINRTPPKTQAALLEAMQEHHVTAGGIRHPLPDPFFVLATQNPIEQEGTYPLPEAQLDRFMFMIRVGYPTQAEELEVIRRTTCREKPDVKPVLTAEKVTAIQEMVRDVPVADHVIEYALRLVRATRRPDKNAADERPDFMQNYLRWGAGPRASQYLILAAKAKAVLGGRTHVHPDDVKSVARPVLRHRILTNFNAEADGVTADDLIDRLLDQIQVTSDADPQAAAVLK
- the mutM gene encoding bifunctional DNA-formamidopyrimidine glycosylase/DNA-(apurinic or apyrimidinic site) lyase; this encodes MPELPEVETVRRTLEAAVRGKRIASVRVHRADVVRGSDALLVGERIDRVVRKGKQLAMVSDGGQKKNTACRCACVHLGMSGSLRVVHRSDSDAPRDPHVHVVWELPDGTQVRFRDPRRFGGVWGLADEAELLDTRWNKLGPDALVITPGQLHAGLSRTKRALKAALLDQHLVAGLGNIYVDELLFATRLHPLKPACGITKPESQRLIRAMRRILNRATQAGGSTLRDYVDATGRSGGFQMQHKAYGRGGEPCRGCGEPLDTMVVAGRTTTACNHCQLGSIVSRER
- the dnaA gene encoding chromosomal replication initiator protein DnaA yields the protein MPQFDTTQWQKVLEVLKERHAPICRQWFYDDLSPGQLNNGLLEIHTATPVQQNYLQKRCLEPFTEAAQAVTGQLVAARFVCEPVSTEDSSPSVDASSSNGHAPLVEPELADLEANLPPTPPNSTEQDAFTPAASKPEPIQLNKSRSHDARPATGSFDFDNESMVLSPDNSFDHFISGPNNQLAYAAAVAVANQPGTAYNPLFIHGGVGLGKTHLLQAICQSILTKNPHTQILYVSCDAFMNQFIACVQAGKMDEFRHHYRHVDLLVIDDIHFLANRERSQEEFFHTFNELYQSNRQIVLSSDAPPHEIPHLEDRLVSRFQWGLVATVSKPSFETRVAIVKAKAKMRGFELPDAVVELVAQRRESNARELEGAIKALQAQQMIQKRPVDLAMARQALGEPAVAPQANQTTLQHIVDAVTRYYNVKLSDLQSRRRFKSIVEPRQICMYLARERTRFSLEEIGGFFGGRDHTTVMHSVDVVENRLQNEAGFPPQIKQLLEEIDRATGAVT